From one Rhodamnia argentea isolate NSW1041297 chromosome 1, ASM2092103v1, whole genome shotgun sequence genomic stretch:
- the LOC115755125 gene encoding auxin-responsive protein SAUR32-like, translating to MKVKKGWLAVQVGLEEEDGRVERFVIPISYLYHPLFKRLLDKAHEAYGYHANGPLRLPCSVDDFLHLRWRIERESSGGHHHHHHSHHQNHHFHGALSFHSC from the coding sequence atgaaggtgaagaaggggTGGCTCGCGGTTCAAGTcgggttggaggaagaagatggcagGGTCGAGAGATTCGTGATCCCTATCTCGTATCTCTACCATCCCCTCTTCAAGAGGCTCTTGGACAAGGCTCACGAGGCTTACGGTTACCACGCCAATGGCCCGCTCCGGCTCCCTTGCTCCGTTGACGATTTCCTTCATCTTCGGTGGAGGATCGAGAGAGAATCTTCCGgcggccaccaccaccaccaccacagcCACCACCAAAACCACCACTTCCATGGTGCTTTGTCCTTCCACTCTTGTTAA
- the LOC115755115 gene encoding aspartic proteinase nepenthesin-1, with product MASLNSLLPSMLLVLAIAASLASPSLSTSRRALEHKGAKQIGFRVTLKHVDHGKNFTKFERLQRAMKRGKSRLQRLNSMVLAAGDSTEVESPIHAGNGEFLMQLSMGTPPDSLSAIVDTGSDLIWTQCKPCAKCFDQSSPIFDPKKSSTFSVLTCSSKLCEALPTSSCGTNGCEYLYTYGDYSSTQGVLASETFTFKDSVSIPKIGFGCGEDNEGSGFDQGAGLVGLGRGPLSLVSQLGVAEFAYCLTSIDDSKTSKLLMGSEATSGNLTTSAMKTTPLIKNPLQPSFYYLSLEGISVGDTRLPIKKTTFALLDDGSGGVIIDSGTTITYIEESAFDLVKKEFKSQTKLPVDDSGSTGLDLCFKLPSDESQVEVPKLIFHFEGADLDLPGENYMIADSTVGLVCLAMGSSSGMSIFGNVQQQNMMVIHDLAKETLSFLPTECDKL from the coding sequence ATGGCTTCATTGAATTCGCTTCTACCCTCTATGCTCCTAGTTTTGGCCATAGCTGCTTCCCTCGCATCGCCGTCTTTATCGACGTCGAGGCGAGCGCTCGAGCACAAGGGAGCTAAGCAAATTGGGTTTAGGGTGACCCTCAAGCATGTGGATCATGGGAAGAACTTCACCAAGTTCGAGCGTCTACAGCGCGCGATGAAGCGCGGGAAAAGCCGCTTGCAAAGGCTGAATTCCATGGTCTTGGCGGCTGGGGATAGCACCGAGGTGGAGTCTCCGATCCATGCGGGGAATGGAGAGTTCCTCATGCAGTTGTCGATGGGCACGCCCCCGGATAGCCTCTCGGCGATCGTGGACACGGGAAGCGATCTCATATGGACCCAGTGTAAGCCATGCGCGAAATGTTTCGATCAGTCGTCGCCGATCTTCGACCCGAAGAAGTCCTCCACTTTCTCCGTGCTCACGTGCTCCAGCAAACTTTGCGAGGCGCTACCGACTTCGTCATGCGGCACCAACGGGTGCGAGTACTTATACACCTACGGGGATTACTCTTCGACACAAGGTGTTTTGGCCTCCGAGACCTTCACTTTCAAGGATTCGGTTTCTATCCCCAAGATAGGGTTTGGGTGCGGCGAGGACAACGAAGGAAGCGGGTTCGACCAGGGCGCGGGCCTAGTCGGCCTAGGGCGCGGCCCCTTGTCCTTGGTCTCACAACTTGGTGTGGCCGAATTCGCTTATTGCTTGACATCAATTGATGACTCTAAAACAAGCAAGCTCTTGATGGGAAGTGAAGCAACAAGCGGGAACCTCACAACCAGTGCAATGAAGACCACCCCATTAATTAAGAACCCATTACAACCTTCCTTTTACTATCTTTCCCTTGAAGGCATCTCCGTTGGTGACACTCGCTTGCCCATCAAGAAAACCACTTTTGCGTTGCTAGATGATGGGAGCGGCGGCGTGATCATAGACTCCGGCACAACCATCACGTACATCGAGGAGAGCGCTTTCGATCTGGTTAAGAAGGAGTTCAAGTCCCAAACGAAGCTCCCCGTGGACGACTCGGGCTCGACGGGGCTCGATCTTTGCTTCAAGCTGCCCTCGGACGAGAGCCAGGTCGAGGTGCCAAAGCTGATCTTCCATTTCGAAGGGGCGGATCTGGATCTACCGGGGGAGAACTACATGATCGCGGACTCCACCGTGGGATTGGTTTGCTTGGCCATGGGGAGCTCGAGCGGCATGTCCATCTTCGGGAACGTCCAGCAACAGAATATGATGGTGATCCATGACCTCGCGAAGGAAACCTTGTCATTCCTTCCGACGGAATGCGACAAATTGTGA
- the LOC115755127 gene encoding uncharacterized protein At1g10890-like, producing MARSVSRSPSYRRRRSRSPVSHRPSRRSRRERSRSPYANSNSRRRSTSSSQRRRSHSSSYRRRKSRSPTPRRHRRQRSPSSSLSPPPKSQSPSPAPIEPPVVTEKLKREEDEKKRLQHEAELKLLEEETAKRLEEEIRRNVEEKLNSEEVKLEIERRTEEARKKLFGDVAAQLEKEKEAALMEARQKEEQARKEREELDRMLEENKRRVEESQRREALEQQRKEEERHRELELIQRQKEEAARRKKLEEEEERAKQMNLSGKNKSRPKSSFSS from the exons ATGGCTCGCAGTGTCTCGCGCTCACCGTCGTACCGGAGAAGGCGCTCTCGGTCGCCGGTGAGCCACCGCCCCAGCCGCCGgagcaggagagagagaagccgcTCGCCCTATGCCAATTCTAACTCCAG AAGAAGAAGTACGAGTTCTTCGCAGCGCCGCCGAAGCCATTCCTCGTCCTATAGGCGGCGCAAAAGTCGGTCGCCAACACCTAGGAGGCATAGAAGACAGAGAAGTCCTAGTAGCTCGTTGTCTCCTCCGCCCAAGTCTCAAAGTCCGAGTCCTGCACCAATCGAGCCACCGGTTGTCACTGAGAAGCTGAAGAGAGAAGAGGATGAAAAGAAAAG GCTTCAACACGAGGCAGAATTGAAGTTGTTGGAGGAGGAAACTGCTAAAAGACTGGAGGAAGAGATACGGAGAAATGTAGAGGAGAAGTTGAACTCTGAGGAAGTTAAGTTGGAAATAGAGAGGCGGACGGAAGAAGCTCGGAAGAAATTGTTTGGAGACGTTGCAGCTcaacttgaaaaggaaaaggaagctGCTTTAATGGAGGCTAGACAAAAGGAA GAACAAGCtcgtaaagagagagaggagctggATCGGATGCTAGAAGAGAACAAGAGGAGGGTGGAAGAGTCACAGAGAAGGGAGGCATTGGAGCAACAACGGAAGGAGGAGGAGCGGCATCGTGAATTGGAGCTAATTCAAAGGCAAAAGGAAGAAGCTGCTCGAAGAAAAAAgctggaagaggaagaagaacgaGCGAAGCAAATGAACTTGTCTGGTAAAAACAAGTCGCGGCCAAAATCGTCCTTTTCCTCATGA